The genomic DNA TATTACTAAAATAAAGCATATCCGAATTAATAAATTTATTTTGACTTTTAGATAAAACAAAGTTGTATTTATTAATGGAAACATCTAATTGTTTTTCAGTTGAATTTATGTCAATAGTTTTTTCTATTAAACTATTATCATTTAAATTTTTATTTCATTTATATCATTTTTTAATACCAACAAATCATTTAATATTAAATATAAATATTATAAAAATTGCTACTAAAATATACAAAAAAATTGGAAGAGATATAAATATAATTCAGTCCTCTTTATTTAAAAGTAATAGGGTAAATAAAAAAATTGATGCAAATATATTAAAAATTAAAATTGAAAATGAAAAAATAATAAAATTTAAAGATGCTTTTTTATAATGTAAAATTAATTCTTCTTTAACTTTAAACTTGTGCTTTATGACGTATTTTTTAGAATTCGTAAAAGCATAAATATATCATCTATTTTTTGGTAATAATAAATATATAGTATTGGAAATTACTAAAAACAACAAAATTGAAATTAATATTATTTGTAAAATTTGTAATGTATTCATGTTATCCTAAATTGTTTTCTAAAATAGAAAATCTTGCATTTCTTATATATTGTGTCTTTTATTGAGTCATTAACTCTTTTTAAATTTCATAAATTTAATTAAAAATAGAATATTCAAACATTTCATAAATATTTTTTTATTTATAATGATTCTTAAATAAATTAATAATATCTTGCTGTTTAAAATTATTCCCTGTAGAAATAGAAGCTGTTAAAGAGCTAGAAATATTTACAGTTGTTAATCTAAAAAAATAATTAAATTTGTATAAAATAATAATAAACTATTTTTTTATAAGTAAACTTTTTTAAACAAAAAACACTAATATTAATTTAGTATAAAACTTTAATTAAATAAGATTTTCGTTTATTGCATTAGTGTTTTTAATGATATTTTTTTAAAATAAGTAACCAAAATATATTTGGTCACTTATTAATATATTAATTGAAATTTAGATACTTATTTATAAGAGTATTAAATAATTATTGTTCTAATGAATCAAATTGTGATTGATGTAGATTTCAGTAATATC from Mycoplasmopsis maculosa includes the following:
- a CDS encoding MAG0920 family protein, which translates into the protein MNTLQILQIILISILLFLVISNTIYLLLPKNRWYIYAFTNSKKYVIKHKFKVKEELILHYKKASLNFIIFSFSILIFNIFASIFLFTLLLLNKEDWIIFISLPIFLYILVAIFIIFIFNIKWFVGIKKWYKWNKNLNDNSLIEKTIDINSTEKQLDVSINKYNFVLSKSQNKFINSDMLYFSNIYNKKFAKQPLEKQKIIVYMILAINCENTLLLEDRSKLNINMFKNVCLKYKII